In Calothrix sp. PCC 7507, one DNA window encodes the following:
- a CDS encoding photosystem q(b) protein, producing MQKIILLSAVLETVAIENSYLIMQGSINMTPKSDSIIATSTVSVDKAVKAAAPANVNCHGAGVAPANQNLQTIATNILERWEEVSLWEKFCSWVTSIENRLYVGWFGILMIPTILTATTVFIIAFIAAPPVDMDGMGSPISGALLDGNNIISAAVVPTSDAIGLHFYPIWEAASLDEWLYNGGPYQMIVLHFLISIICYQDREWELSYRLGMRPWISLAFTAPVAAAISVFLIYPIGQGSFSAGMPLGIAGTFNFMFQFQADHNILMSPLHQLGVIGVLGGAMMSAMHGSLVTSTLIRTKESNSESINAGYKLGQKHPTYNFKSAQFYLGRLGWRRASFPNSRKLHFFLAAFPVAGIWSAALGVDIAAFNLEKLTFEQPEITSQGRVIHTWSDTIDWANLGIKVVGESDRQVYNFSENFTTGEAVPLSFEF from the coding sequence GTGCAAAAGATTATTCTGTTGTCTGCAGTTTTAGAAACTGTGGCAATAGAGAATTCCTATTTAATTATGCAAGGATCTATTAACATGACGCCAAAGTCAGACAGCATAATTGCAACTTCGACTGTTAGCGTAGACAAGGCAGTCAAAGCGGCGGCTCCCGCCAATGTTAATTGTCATGGAGCGGGGGTTGCGCCTGCAAATCAAAATCTTCAAACAATAGCAACGAACATCTTAGAAAGATGGGAAGAGGTTAGTTTATGGGAAAAGTTTTGTTCATGGGTGACGAGTATTGAAAATCGGCTGTATGTTGGCTGGTTTGGCATACTGATGATTCCCACTATTTTAACGGCAACCACCGTTTTCATCATTGCCTTTATTGCTGCTCCGCCCGTAGACATGGACGGAATGGGTTCACCAATTTCCGGTGCTTTACTCGACGGCAATAATATTATCTCAGCCGCTGTAGTACCGACATCAGATGCAATTGGTCTGCACTTTTACCCCATCTGGGAAGCTGCTTCTTTAGATGAGTGGCTTTACAATGGCGGTCCTTATCAAATGATTGTGCTGCACTTTTTGATTAGCATCATCTGTTACCAAGATCGGGAATGGGAATTGAGCTATCGCCTAGGGATGCGTCCCTGGATTTCCCTAGCGTTCACTGCTCCCGTTGCTGCAGCCATCTCTGTATTCTTAATTTACCCAATTGGGCAAGGCAGTTTTTCTGCGGGAATGCCTTTAGGGATTGCCGGTACTTTTAACTTCATGTTCCAGTTTCAAGCAGATCACAACATTCTGATGAGTCCGTTACATCAGTTAGGAGTGATTGGGGTATTGGGTGGTGCAATGATGAGTGCGATGCACGGTTCTTTGGTGACATCGACCTTGATTCGTACCAAAGAAAGCAACTCAGAATCGATTAACGCCGGCTACAAACTCGGTCAAAAACATCCAACCTACAACTTTAAGTCTGCTCAATTCTATCTGGGGCGGTTGGGATGGCGGCGTGCAAGTTTTCCTAACTCTCGCAAATTGCATTTCTTCCTAGCGGCTTTTCCAGTAGCAGGTATTTGGTCTGCCGCCTTAGGGGTTGATATCGCTGCATTTAACCTAGAAAAGCTCACATTTGAACAGCCAGAAATCACAAGCCAAGGACGAGTTATTCATACTTGGTCAGACACAATTGATTGGGCTAATTTGGGGATAAAAGTGGTAGGCGAGAGCGATCGCCAAGTTTATAACTTCTCTGAAAATTTCACTACAGGAGAAGCAGTACCGTTGAGTTTTGAATTTTAA
- a CDS encoding ATP-binding protein, whose product MTNDKQQKPIDSLEALLHRMMNRIRQSLELPAILSGTVAEVRIFLGTDRVKVYRFDADASGEVVAESVDCDRLPSLLGQHFPAEDIPLAARELFLRARQRSIVDVAAQQIGVSPLDCPETTESLDENDIRFRAVDPCHVEYLTSMGVQSSLVVPILHRDQLWGLLVSHHSSPREVRERELQVVQLVADQLSIAIAQNTLLEQTRAQADQEATINRVAKLLHSMTEMQLQQALELTISALQSAGGRIYIAPQNPGEAAQVFSCGDWGAGEQGAGSRGEDLLPCPLPPAPLPLSMPNPLILFEEHPGWQQWLNIEATVGKGKQVWAITDLYQAALQSDLAQAFFDVGIRSLLVICLQYRQQILGYLTIFRHEIDTETLWARRTDRDDLRHQRPVQSFEVWRELKQSQAQEWKTAEIELAQALGSHFAMAIHQYELYQQVHALNADLQQDIEERKQAEKKISALNAKLEQRVQERTAELQRANERLLREMSDREQALRDRQQTQASLERLSRQSELILNSAGEGIYGLNSQGKITFVNPAAARMLLSGVKGLKNQLMHRIVNHSQPDGTPYCWEENPIRATLETGAVQHISDDIFYRCDGSKFPVEYVSTPIREQGNIVGAVVIFKDITERQIVERMKDEFVSVVSHELRTPLTSIRSALGLLARGSLNNQPEKSQRMLEIAFDNTNRLVRLINDILDIERINSGKVTMHKQICDASNLMSQAVDEMRAMAEKAEINLELTILWVQLWADPDRIIQTLTNLLSNAIKFSSADSTVWLSAEIKTREEINTKVTKGISSSCDFSPSNILFQVKDQGRGIPEDKLETIFDRFQQVDASNSRHQGGTGLGLAICRSIVQQHGGQIWAESTLGKGSTFYFTLPVSH is encoded by the coding sequence ATGACAAATGACAAACAACAAAAGCCTATCGACTCCTTAGAAGCGTTGCTACACCGGATGATGAACCGTATTCGTCAATCCCTAGAGTTGCCAGCAATACTTTCAGGAACAGTTGCCGAAGTACGTATATTCTTGGGTACTGACCGTGTCAAGGTGTATCGTTTTGATGCAGATGCTAGCGGTGAGGTTGTGGCTGAGTCAGTGGACTGCGATCGCTTACCATCTCTACTAGGACAACACTTTCCCGCTGAAGATATTCCACTTGCAGCGCGTGAGTTGTTTCTAAGAGCTAGACAGCGCTCCATTGTGGATGTTGCAGCCCAGCAAATTGGGGTGAGTCCCTTAGATTGTCCGGAAACTACTGAGTCACTTGATGAAAATGATATCCGGTTTCGAGCGGTAGACCCATGTCATGTGGAATACCTGACCTCAATGGGAGTCCAATCTTCTCTAGTAGTGCCAATTTTGCATCGTGACCAATTATGGGGGTTGTTGGTATCTCATCACAGTTCGCCGCGAGAGGTGAGGGAACGGGAATTACAGGTAGTGCAACTGGTTGCAGATCAATTATCAATTGCGATCGCTCAAAATACCCTCCTCGAACAAACCCGCGCCCAAGCTGACCAAGAAGCCACAATTAACCGCGTGGCCAAGCTACTGCATTCCATGACCGAAATGCAGTTACAACAAGCGCTGGAGTTGACTATATCTGCTTTACAATCTGCTGGGGGCAGAATTTATATCGCTCCTCAAAACCCAGGTGAGGCGGCTCAGGTGTTTAGCTGTGGAGATTGGGGAGCAGGGGAGCAGGGAGCAGGGAGCAGAGGGGAGGATCTTCTCCCCTGCCCCCTGCCCCCTGCCCCTCTGCCTCTTTCCATGCCCAATCCCTTGATCCTCTTCGAGGAGCATCCTGGTTGGCAACAGTGGTTAAACATCGAGGCGACTGTTGGCAAAGGAAAACAAGTGTGGGCAATTACCGATTTATATCAAGCCGCACTACAGTCAGACCTGGCACAGGCGTTTTTTGATGTGGGGATTCGCAGCTTATTGGTTATTTGCTTGCAATATCGGCAGCAGATATTGGGTTACTTAACTATTTTTCGTCATGAAATAGACACAGAAACCCTTTGGGCGCGACGAACTGACCGTGATGATCTGCGACATCAGCGTCCAGTTCAATCCTTTGAAGTATGGCGAGAGTTAAAGCAGAGTCAAGCCCAAGAATGGAAAACCGCAGAAATTGAACTCGCCCAAGCTTTGGGTAGTCACTTTGCTATGGCAATTCATCAATATGAACTGTATCAGCAAGTTCACGCCCTGAATGCTGACTTGCAGCAAGATATTGAAGAACGCAAGCAAGCAGAGAAAAAAATCTCTGCCTTGAATGCCAAACTAGAGCAGCGAGTACAGGAGCGAACGGCAGAGTTACAGCGGGCGAATGAAAGATTGCTGCGGGAAATGAGCGATCGCGAACAGGCACTACGCGATCGCCAGCAAACACAAGCCTCTCTAGAACGCCTCAGCCGACAGAGCGAGTTAATTTTAAACTCCGCAGGTGAAGGAATTTACGGTTTAAATTCCCAAGGTAAAATCACCTTTGTTAATCCAGCAGCAGCCAGAATGCTTTTATCTGGGGTGAAAGGACTAAAAAATCAGTTGATGCACAGGATTGTGAACCATTCCCAACCCGACGGCACTCCCTATTGCTGGGAAGAAAATCCCATTCGCGCCACTCTGGAAACTGGGGCAGTACAACATATTTCTGATGACATATTTTATCGTTGTGATGGGTCGAAATTTCCAGTCGAGTATGTGAGTACACCTATTAGAGAACAAGGCAATATTGTCGGCGCAGTAGTCATATTTAAGGATATTACCGAGCGACAGATAGTCGAACGAATGAAGGATGAGTTTGTCTCAGTGGTAAGTCACGAACTACGGACACCTCTCACCTCAATTCGCAGCGCCTTAGGTTTACTAGCACGTGGTTCCTTGAACAATCAACCAGAAAAAAGTCAGCGGATGTTGGAAATTGCCTTTGATAACACTAACCGTTTGGTGCGTCTGATTAACGACATCCTGGATATTGAACGCATCAATTCCGGTAAAGTAACGATGCATAAACAGATATGCGATGCATCTAACTTGATGAGTCAAGCGGTGGATGAAATGCGGGCAATGGCTGAAAAAGCAGAGATTAACCTAGAATTAACAATCCTTTGGGTGCAGTTATGGGCAGATCCAGATCGCATCATCCAAACACTCACCAACTTACTCAGCAACGCGATCAAATTTTCATCTGCAGATTCTACAGTTTGGTTGAGCGCCGAAATCAAGACTAGGGAAGAAATAAATACAAAAGTCACAAAAGGAATTAGTTCTTCCTGTGACTTTAGCCCGTCCAACATCCTATTCCAAGTAAAAGACCAGGGGCGAGGAATTCCTGAGGATAAACTGGAAACGATTTTTGACCGATTTCAGCAGGTCGATGCCTCTAACTCGCGTCATCAAGGGGGAACTGGCTTAGGATTAGCCATATGCCGCAGTATTGTACAACAGCACGGAGGCCAGATTTGGGCAGAAAGTACTTTAGGCAAAGGTAGTACATTTTATTTCACATTACCTGTTAGTCATTAG
- a CDS encoding response regulator translates to MRILLVEDDECIAKTLERVLGNQNYVVDIAADGLLGWELVEAFSYDLILLDIILPKLDGIKLCQRLRSHNYQTPILLLTAQNSSTHKVMGLDAGADDYVVKPFELSELLARIRVLLRRRNSPILSVMKWEKLRINSGSCEVTYGCHGLNLTPKEYRLLELFLRNEHIVFSRSEILDHLWSIEEAPKEDTVTAHIKGLRQKLTQAGAPTDFIETVYGLGYRLKAFADEEKPSVASRQTKKSQSKRKPQIREALAVVWERLKVHSSDRLEIIQQASLELQANNLSEELRKKAYHAAHKLGGALGIFGFAEGSRLAKHIEQILLSQIILDQSEALRLRHLVELLSGELQQPAFRELDKILCHYVVDDVGE, encoded by the coding sequence ATGAGAATTTTACTAGTTGAAGATGACGAGTGTATAGCCAAAACACTTGAACGTGTCCTTGGTAATCAAAACTATGTAGTTGATATCGCGGCTGATGGTCTGCTTGGTTGGGAGCTAGTAGAAGCTTTTAGCTATGACTTAATTTTGCTAGATATCATCCTGCCCAAATTGGACGGCATAAAACTTTGTCAGAGGTTACGTTCCCATAATTATCAAACACCTATACTGCTACTGACAGCCCAAAATTCTAGCACTCACAAAGTGATGGGATTAGATGCAGGAGCAGATGATTATGTTGTTAAACCTTTTGAACTCTCGGAATTATTAGCTCGAATTCGCGTTTTATTGCGGCGACGAAATTCACCCATATTGTCAGTGATGAAATGGGAAAAACTGCGTATTAACTCTGGTAGCTGTGAGGTGACGTATGGTTGTCATGGTTTGAATTTAACGCCTAAGGAGTATCGCTTACTGGAGCTTTTTCTGCGTAACGAGCATATTGTTTTCAGCCGCAGTGAAATTTTAGACCACCTCTGGTCTATAGAAGAAGCGCCTAAAGAGGATACAGTGACGGCTCACATTAAGGGTTTGCGACAGAAACTAACGCAAGCTGGCGCACCAACTGATTTTATTGAAACAGTCTATGGTTTGGGTTATCGTTTGAAAGCATTTGCAGATGAAGAAAAACCTTCTGTAGCTTCAAGACAGACAAAAAAAAGCCAAAGCAAGAGGAAGCCACAGATTAGGGAAGCATTAGCAGTTGTGTGGGAGAGGCTGAAAGTACACAGTAGCGATCGCTTAGAAATTATCCAACAAGCTTCACTCGAATTACAAGCCAACAATCTTTCTGAAGAATTACGGAAAAAAGCATATCATGCAGCACATAAGCTAGGGGGAGCTTTGGGCATTTTTGGCTTTGCAGAAGGTTCACGTCTGGCTAAACACATAGAGCAAATACTGCTATCGCAAATTATTCTTGACCAAAGTGAGGCATTGCGGCTGCGCCATTTAGTAGAACTTCTTTCTGGGGAACTACAGCAGCCTGCATTTAGAGAATTAGATAAAATACTTTGCCATTATGTTGTAGACGATGTGGGTGAATAG
- a CDS encoding response regulator, with the protein MNKRILIIDDEEDIRETTQICLEIANEWEVMTAGSGREGLLKAASEHPDVILLDVMMPDMDGLTTLENLQANPKTQNIPVILLTAKAQAAEQRQFTKLKVAAVITKPYDPFTLSEQVTQALITDD; encoded by the coding sequence ATGAATAAACGCATCTTGATTATTGATGATGAAGAAGATATCCGGGAAACTACTCAGATATGTTTAGAGATAGCTAATGAATGGGAAGTGATGACAGCTGGTTCTGGTAGAGAAGGGTTGCTCAAAGCTGCTTCTGAACACCCAGATGTGATTCTCTTAGATGTGATGATGCCAGATATGGATGGGTTGACGACCTTGGAGAATCTGCAAGCAAATCCTAAAACTCAGAATATTCCTGTGATTTTGTTAACAGCAAAAGCACAAGCTGCAGAACAGCGTCAGTTTACTAAACTAAAGGTGGCAGCAGTAATTACTAAACCTTACGACCCCTTCACCTTGTCTGAGCAAGTAACACAGGCGTTGATAACTGATGACTGA